From the genome of Nostoc cf. commune SO-36:
CTGCAACAGTTAATTAATCCACCTAGCCCTGAAAAAATTGAAGTAACCAGGAGTGGGACTATTTTTAGAGTAGGCGACAGGGTAATTCAATTAACCAACGATTACCAAAGGGAAGTTTTTAATGGTGATGTGGGATTTATTACCACAATAGATACTGAAGAACAGGAAGTAATTGTACAGTACCAAGAGCGCGATGTTAGTTATGATTATGCTGACATGAATGAGCTTGCTTTAGCCTGGAGCGTCAGTATACATAAGTCGCAGGGTTCAGAATACCCAGTAGTGATTTTGCCTTTGTACACGCAACATTACATGATGCTGACTCGGAATTTACTTTATACAGGGTTAACCCGTGCCAAGAAGCTGGCGATTATTATAGGCAGCCAAAAGGCAATCAGTATGTGCGTTCGTTCCACAAAGTCCCAAGAGCGATATACCAGATTGCAAGAGAGGTTACAATCCAGCTAGTTAATGAGCATTCTGCGATCGCCCCTCTAGAATTCTTAGAGGAAAAATTGCCTTTGGTGCGTAGTTTACCGCCGTAGGCATCGCTTGTGACAAAGCAGTACACTGGTACTATGCCGAAATTACCAGAGTGCGATCGCTGTCTCCTTTACGCCCACAACCCTCACCTCGTCTGTGCCGTACATCCGACGGGGGTTGACGGTAACACTTGCCTAGACTTTCGAGAAGACCCCAGCGCCGAACCAGCAGAACTGTGGGAACCAGAAGGGGCAAGCTACTACAACGGCGAACTAATTTTGCAACCACAACAGCGATTGACGCAACAGCAACAGCTAGAACTGCTAGATACCCATCCTATGTTTACTGGCAAGTGTCCTCAGTGCCAGCATGAGTTTGACCGCGACTGGTCGGCGCGGGTGCATTGGGATTGCCCTGAGTGTGGCTGGATGGATGATACTGTGTAGGGCAATTTATTGAAAACTCTATGTACTTTTTTACTTAAACTTGGCTGAACTTACCAGAGTAAAGTTCATCAGACACTTCTTTAAGTTCTGGTTCAACCACTGTCAAATGTTGCTCCAAAATTGTTAAATTACGAATATTAGACTTATAGAAAGCATCAAATAAATCACCTACTAAAGGCACAGTACCAACGACTGTTTCCAAACCAACATTAAAAATCATTTTGGTTAAATCTCGCTGTGGGATACCGAAGCGGGTAGCTAAAAATATGATGTAAGCTGAAAACGCTGTACTGATTAAATCACCAGCACCGGGAATCAAACCGATAATTGGGTCTATTCCAATGCGAAATCCTATTAAAGGGATGCGTATTGATGTATCCATCAA
Proteins encoded in this window:
- a CDS encoding DUF4112 domain-containing protein, translated to MDAAKRLATLNRIRKLSRLMDTSIRIPLIGFRIGIDPIIGLIPGAGDLISTAFSAYIIFLATRFGIPQRDLTKMIFNVGLETVVGTVPLVGDLFDAFYKSNIRNLTILEQHLTVVEPELKEVSDELYSGKFSQV